The window CCAGGAAGGCATGCATGCGTCGCAGGATCCCGACAATATGaagatgccgacgagccgggcGATAAGGGTCGCAAGTCTTGCGCGTCCGTGCCAGAGCGACGCATCTCGTGCAGCTGCCAGTACCCCTCGAGGGGGATGTAGAGCACAGGACAGGGCTCCACTGTACGTCTGTATATCATCATGAGGTGGAAATCCGCTCGCCCATGTCGATTTTAATTGCATTTTGTTTTGACCTTGTCGGCTCATGGCCCATGGGTATTGCGTAAATGTACAGAGTAGTAATTGGAGAGTATTTTCTTGGAGACAACGGGGGATACTGCCCACTGGGTCTTGGTGCAAGTGCCTAAGCaggcgctgctgctgctgaaggCTGATTTGGTCCTGGCATATTGTACTTAAGCGAAAGCttgagggggggggggagggttgCACTGTACGCCCTCAGTTCGTCCCTCCCTCAACCGTATTTGCTGGGCGCGCTATTATTCCTCGGAAGCAGCGAATTGCTTGCTACTCGATGCCGGTATTTTTTGTGATCAACCTTCCTCCGGAGGCGAGTTCGGTAAGGTGAGGCCGGCAGGTTGAACTGCCGATGGTGCAAAGGTGAGCCAGCAAGGTGAACCCCATCGGTACCAAGGTGAACCCACCCGACCTGGTTACCCGTCTAGCCTGATCGGACCCTTTTTGACAACTGACCTACCATTACTTACTTCCTGACTGCATCACGAACATTTGACCTCGGCAACCTTGCTTGCTTCTCGATAACAAAGAACATCTCTCCTTCACCCCAAGCATCCTTGCACGACATATGCACATTCACGCATCTCTCGTCCATTGACATAACTCGTTGGCTTGGCCGAGAAGGGCCTTGGACCGTTGACCGAGCGGCAGGCCAAGCAAGAAGCCATACCCAcctccgtcatcgtcgtcggcatctcgTTCCAACAGCTGGCCGCTTCAGGCGTCCTGGGGCCTCACGCTCTCTCCAACGGCCTTGATACTCTCTCATTTTCTCTGACAGCCAATCTTCTCCACCTACCACAATCATGGCCCATTCTAACTCTGGCCTCGTCATTCCTTTTGACCCCAAGGCACATGCCCACCTAACGCCAtacctcgccgccatccatgCCTCGTGCATCACAGTGGACCGCGCCATCTGCATCTTTTTGCCTCCTCTGTCCCACGAGAAGCTGCTGTGTTGGTGGAAGGAGCGGATAGCAGAGGTTGGCGAGGGCACGCGCCTCATCTGGATTCTTCTGGCAGAGCTGGATACCACAGGCAAGCCCAAGGGCCCCGACGTCATGGGCGTCGTCATGCTTGCGATGCCGACCTCTGAGACGGCCACTTTTCGTGGACTCGTCGAGATGCTCCTGGTGCAGAAGAGCTTCCGTGGCAAGGGCGGTGCAAGATTACTCGTCGCTGCTCTCGAGGATGGTGCAGCCAAGCTTGGTCGAACGACACTCGTGAGtgccctccccctcccccctcaaGAAGAGAACAAAAATCTGTGCCGATCGACGTATATGCTGACGAAAAATTTGACGGTGACAAGCTGCTGGAGACGGAAGCAGATAGCCCTGCGGAGGCGGTATATAGGAAACTCGGCTATGTCGAGATGGGCAAAGTCCCCGGGTACGGCATGAGTCCGGCGGGCGAGCTGAAGGATGGCACTTTCTTCTACAAGCAGCTCTGACGCGGCGCTGGTACGTTTTGCTGAAGGTGCCATTCTTCCCTCTCCCCCTTGCTTTGCGGTTTTCCCTCTCGTCATCTCGCCTTCTCATGCCTCGCTTGTTTGTCTGGACGGGTCACGTTGACGTTGGCTTGGACACTGCCTCAGCCGACCATTTTTGGCTGAGCTGGACATTGGATGACGGAGGAGCGAGCTCATGGGACTGATCCCAACGTCATGATGACATGCTGATTCATGCATCACGAGGCCGATTGGCGGCAACAAACCCCCTACTCCCTTCCCTCCAAGGCATCAGCTGGTTGATGCTCCCTCGAATGCCATACCATATCCACGTCTTTGTTCTCCTCCTTCGTTCTTGTTCTGAGCCAACCCAACCCCCCTGTTCCGTCTCCGGAATTTGAGCGTCTCCGGTTTGCCCGACTCGCAGATCGTCGATTAGGCATTCTCGTCCATGTCTGGAATCACTGCAGCAGCCATGACAAAAAAAAGGGTACCGCACGAGGCATCGCAACCACACGGATTGGTATTGCACCACTGGGCTGTCATCGTCGTGCCTGGTCACACATCCTGTCCTCGGCCAAGGGGCCGCTGCTGACGACAATAGAGATGCGGCATCAGTCAGCACGTATCGGCAAGAGGAAGATTCGGAGGCGCCCTGTCCTGCACCTCTGCTACCCCCCTTGCTGGTCTCGAAAGCCGAGGACACCTCGATTCTGAGGGCCATGAAATCGCCCGTCATGTGCCTGCCAGTCCGTACATTCACTCGACGGAGAGCAACCATGAATACATATCATCACGTCGCCTGGGACTTTGTGCAAATTGCCGTGTCCGTAAGTGGGCCGCGATGCTCGCAAGAGCAAATCGCTCAACCATTGAGTACGAGGAGTGCAACCTTGGCTAGGTCTGCAGATAGCAAGGAGCCAGAGCTCGAGTGGGTGCCGACCTGTCTTCTGCCTACCAGGAACCAAAACTCCACGATGCAGATGTACAGATTTCTCATTCCACCAACGATCTTGCGGTTATACACTACACAATCCCACCTTCCCTTGCCCTCGCCACAACCACATGCTTGCCGCTGCCAATGGTGCTTCTCCTGTCATGCCGTCAACGTTTTGTCGTCCCTATTCCCCGCTCACTCGTCATCGCCCAGCTCTTCGACTCTGGGCGCGACGTAGGATCGCTGATGCATGTCCCCCGTCGCCACCtgcgtgctcgtgcccgtcgtcgtggcggtGGCCGGTGCCACTTgaccggtggcggcggcaaaggcgctGTTGGGACCAACCGACGAGCCGGCGTTCCTGGACTTCTTCTTCGAtttcttcttcgccttctTTTCTTCGGCAGTCTGTGCGGCGTCGGTCAGTGGGAGAACCagatggacgatggcgatgctgGAGACGTTGTGCACATACCTCGTGCCAGGCCCAGACGGGTCGGAAGCTGTCCATGAACGACACGTCTTCCCACAAGTTCGGGTAGAGCCAAAGACCCGGGGAAGCGACAAAGTAGGTGATGCAGAACAGGATGACACGAAAGATGGCCATGACGAAGAACAAACCGAGCAAGCACAGCAAGCCCCAGCTCAGGTAGTAAACTCCCTGACGGAGCTTGAGCGGCCAGAGGGGGTacaggacgacgatgaagatgagaaggagggcgagggcagcGTAGAGCTGGCGCTTGACCTGGCTGCCTTCCCACAACCAAGCGTAGTACATGTCCTCGTGggcctcctgctgctgctcaaTCCGCACGTTCCACTGGCCCTTGATCCGCTTGGGCTTCTTTCCGTTCGGCCCGAGCTGAGGTTCGATCTGGGTGACTCGCAAGGCGAGCATGCTCATGGGCAGAAGCTTAAACGTGTTTTCAAGAGTGGCCATGTCCGTGATCTCGGGCAGAAGTGGATTCTTCTTGCGTGCTTTCTCGTACGCCGGAGACTGAATGGCACGCAGGACACGCTTGACTGCAGGTGCACGACCGCTTGTTAGCCACGCACATCTCCCCCCTGCTAGTGAGGCACGAGCCAAAGTCTTGAGACGCACCCTTGAACATGTCCTTGCGCTCGCCATTTAGGATGCAGGTGCGAGTCTTGAGGTCCTGGCCCTTGAGGAACTTGGCCAGGGCGAGAGCCTTGGGGTTCGGCGGACCGGGCGTGATTGGCTGCCGGCGACCCTGATCGTGCGAATGGCTGTGGCCGTgatcgtggtcgtggtcaTGGTCGTGATCGTGGTCGTGATCGTGGTCGTGGCCGTGATCATGcccgtggtcgtggtcgtggtcaTGATCGTGGTCGCACCCGCCATGCCCGCCTTGTTgcgcctgctgccgctgctgctccaTTGCCTGCCTCTTGATGTGCTCGATGAACTCGGGCACCGACATGCCCGCCTTTTGCGCATCTTCGGCAATCCTGCGCTGGATCTCGGCAATCTGCTCCGGTGTCGGGCGCTGCATACCGGGAGGCATGGCGCCCGGGGGAGGGAACGGGGGCATTTGCTGCCCCGACATTCTTGGTCCGGCTGCGGTACTGTCCAGTGGCCTGTCAGCCAAGGGAGTGGAGGGAGAGGGTGAGAGAcacaaaaaaaaaaggaggGCTAACGGTTCGTTCAGATAGTGGCGAGCAAGCGACTTTATGCGCCTGCAAGAGAACCTGGAATGGGGCAACGTCAGGGAGGAGGTTGGCCGGTGGAAGGAAATCGGTCGGTTGAAGTCGTCTTACTCGGTGCTCCTATCTTGGTCTTGTAACAAGGTGTTCACTTCCTTGGGCCCAAAGCTGGGCAAATATGCATCCGACCGGTGATTAGCCGcttgctactccgtactgtgcgaAACACGGTGTGAGCCACAGTGTGTGCTACAACATCCCGTacccctactccgtacttactccgtacttattcCGTAACTAGATGTACAGTGGTAGCCTGTAttatgtgtactgtacagtgctccgtaagtaattaatacttaagtactccgtacatgctaATAACTACAGTGCAGCTTCTTGGCATGGCAACTAACGGCTTAGCCTTCCATTGCTATTTACAGTTTCTCGACATCGTTCGCAGTTCGGGCTCGCAATCGAATTGAACAAACAGGCTTGCATCCCACGCTCTCCGAACACGGCCGTCCGAGCGCCGCAGCACAATGGGTGACCGGCTCACGCAGCTGCAGGATGCTGTTGACCAGGTATGTATCGAAACCGCTGGCCCGTCGGCTGAACATGCGCACTCACCGCCGCCCAGCTTGCGCAGCAATTCGTCGCCTGCTTGCACTTTGTCCACCGACGACACGATCTCAAGACGCTGGGTCCCAACGACAGAGTACGCGACATAAAGCAGGACCCGCACCAGAAGGAAGGTTCGTGACTGTTCCCACGGAGCGAGAGAAGATGCTTCGCGATGCTTCACGGCTCTTCGCGAAGGGAAAGGGAAACTGATTTGCAGGCAGTTGATCCGCTCCCCGCCGAAGAGTTCCGGCCGGGCCTTCGCGAGCTGTCGCGAGACCTCGTCGTGAAGGAGCAGCAGATCGAGTACTTGATATCCTCCCTCCCGGGTCTGGACAACAGCGAAAAGGACCAGGAGCGATGCATCAAGGAcctggaggaggagctcaaggcggccgaggtgcagcGACTGGAGGCGCTGAAGGAGAGGGACCGCATACTAGCCGAGCTCGATTCCGTCATTCGAAGTGTGCGGCGTCCCTGAGTCGACATTTCCGTGGAGGCAAGTTTTCTTATTCGAGCACTGATTTCGCATCGTTGGCATAGCGCGGAGTTGGGGTTCATCATGGCGACGGAATCAAACGTTAGGGGCGTGGGCGAGATGGCGCCCGGACCAAGTCCATGCCTGTTTTTTTTACAGGGAGACTGGCCATGAGGCTACTCAAAATATAACCAAGCGTTCTCTATCCTACCAATCATGCTCCTCCCTACCCCAATTCAGGCAACTAGCTAGGTTTTCGAGGTCGACTTGAAAAACTGTGGGTAGATGTTGCGCAGCTCCAGCAGATTCCGAATTTGATATTGCGACGCAGGAGTTTGGGGTATAGGCAGGCCTTCTTCGACGAggtgcgccgccgtccagccGAACTCTTTGGCTTTGACGCAGTTCAAGTAGGAGTCGTCTTGTGCGAGCAATGTCAGCGAGGGCCCACCAGACAGGGCGTGAGGGGAATGCCGGGGGTGAagggagagggcgaggggaggAAGCGACAACGAAGACGACGTACCGACAAAGAAGCAGTCCTCCACCcgctcgatgccggcctctCGCATGCCCCTCCTGTACATGTCTGGGTGCGGCTTGCATATCAGTGGTTGCTGCGCATAATCGCAGTAGGTCAGACCGTCAAAGAGGTCCTCGATCCCGAGCAGTTTCACGACCCGCCTTCCGTGCGTGACGTAGGCATTCGTGAAGAGCCACATGGTCACTTTGGTCTTATCGATGTCCTCGAGCAGGCTTCGGAGAGCGGGGTTCGGCTTGATGATTTCCTCGAGGGGCAGCGCATCGTCCACCTTGGTGTTGTAGTCGAGCGGGTCGATCTGGTGGTGGCGGACGAGGCCCTCGATGGCCAAGCCGTAGTTGGTGTAGTACTCCCTGTGCAGTCTCACGGCCTCCTCGAATGGTATATCCAGGTGCTTGACAAAATACTGATCAATCAGCTCCGCCATCAGATCGTGGACCTTGGTGCCTGGTGAGCTTCGTCAgcacaacgacgacggccaaacGACGACTGCCATCTCGAAAGGCGTCGGTACTTACTCCTCGGGTAAAGGCAGTTGTCGATATCGCTGTCATGGGGCACGTCAGCCGGAAGCGAAGCAGGGTAGGATCGAGGGGGAACGATGCCTACAAGAACAGGACCGGCTTGCGGCGGCTCGGTGCGAGATCGGCCTCGGAACCCATGTTGGTTTGAATCATGTGTCGAGTCGCTGCCGATTATCGAGGGGAACGCTGGTGGGAGCTTGAACGACGCGCTCGACGGGGTTGGCACGACGGGAGCGAAGGGTAGGAAGCAAAGGGGAGCagggagacgaggacgacagTTGAATTTTGGCTAGCTGGTGATGAAGCGAATATTGGTTCTCCGCGCGCGCTAGTCGAGCCTCcgtggacgtggacgtgTAGCCAGGAGAAATTTTGAGGTGTTTGCGATTCCGCTCACAGCAATTCCGGTCGGCGGATCTTCCAATCGATCTCGGCTGTGCtatatacttgtacatacttgtgctccgtagtcCAGTCCACAGTCAGTCATATGACTCTTCCGGCGAGCCAAATTTCGACCATAGCGGCTTGCGCCATGGAGGTCTTGGTACCACTACCTACTaagctactaggtaccttgaACTAAGTAAATGCCACTAAAGGGAGGGAGGCAGGTAAGACATGCTGATTACAAAGTCACCGAGATCGCAAGCCAGGTGCATGGAGCAGTCATCATGGTATGGATAGAAATAAATGCCTCGTCCGCTAGTTCTCTGGAAGACAAACAAGTCGAGTACTGTTATTTCCGGTCTCTTGATTTCATGGATCCTTGCAGCACTTGGCAGCTGGCATCATGTCCAAATCATACAGGGGAAAAGCATacctactactccgtagtactccgtacccatagtactgtacctagtagtattagtacttgtAGTGGCCATGGACGACTGAAAGGTTAGTAATTACAGCGCAGTCCGCAGGAGAaaaggtaataattactgtaagtacatgcacctccGAGCAGTGGGGGTACGAGTACTGtcactactaggtacttgctttCTACCTACTagataggtacctacagtagtactgtagtaggGAGGTACCACATGCACATTACAGGTgtgtatacttacttggtGCTACAGCACTcactaagtacttacagtatagaATGTGTCAGTTGAGCCACTCTACATACATTTCCTGCTCGATAGCATTTGACAGTGCTGTCAAGTATACGACGTACTACGACAATAGGTCATCCATCTTCTCCCTGGAATTATATTGCATGGAGTAACTTCAAGTACCTACCTTGGGAAAGTACTCTGCAAAGATAACTAACTGCAGCATTACTCTGCTTGTTGTCTCTTCATTCTCTTCGGCCAGTGGGTGAGCGGATTCTGCCACTCTCACCGCCTAATTGTTCGCCCGCCACCGGTGCTAACCTTAATCTGACTGGGTCGGCTGGCCCGACTGTTATCTCTCCTCGGAACTTGCGTATCTCGTAACCTCTCGTCAAAGTCAGCGTCGGCACGCAAGAATCACCGGAGCGCCCCATGGCGAAAGCGAGGGCTCACGTTGCTACATTCTGAATGCCTCGTGCGTGAGCACATCATCCTCCTCCGCGAGCCTTTGCCGATCCGCTCGGCGATGCCACTGCGTCCTGTAGAGACCTGGTTCATCAAGTGACGCGACAATCACTGCGCCGCACGACATCTTGCGGTCATGACGCAGGCCCAGGGCAGCAGccctccgtcggccgccgctgtGGGAGATGGAAAGACGTCGCTTCCGGCGGTCAAGGAGAGTTTGGCCTTCGAGATGCAGCAGTACGAGTTGATCCTGCGCTTCCAAGACGCCATTCTTGCCCGCCAGGAGGCAGCCGGTCCATCTCCCAACAGGCAGAAGCAGACCGACTCGGCGGCTCCCGTTCGAGAGAGCCATGTTCACCATGGAAAGCTGGCTCCGTCGGGGACGGCTGCGGCGACAAAAGGGCGCGTCAAACCCCGCCATGTTGGCAGCGGCCCGGCGTTGTCTGCGCACGCCCGCCCGTTTGCGACGGGCAACACGGAAATCAACCCCATTCTGCTCGAGAAATCCGATGATCTCATCCGAGCCGAAGTTACTCTTCAGCGGCAGAGGCTCGAGCGTGCCTTGCGAGACGAGGTCGAGCAACGCCGGCATTCCAAACCGTCCGTGCCGGACAAGCAGCCTTTCGAACTCGACGTCTCCGATGTCTTGACGAAAGCCCTTGCTCTCGTTCCAGCCGTTACCACTCctccgcccgtcgtcgaagcctTTGCTGCTAATGATGATGAGCCTGCAAGTGATTCGTTCGACGACAACACCTTCTACTCCTCTCGACACGACACACCCGAGTCACACATGACATCGCGAGTTCCCCACGGGTCGGAAGAAATGCAGAGCTCGACATCCATGCAGGTGCAGCAGAAGGCCGCACCCGTAGCCGCgcccgtgcccgtgcccCGGACGGCCGATGCCCCGCAGCGCGAGCAAGTCttgcccacgacggcggctccGGCGCCATGCAGAGAGTTGCCGGTTCCAGCATTGCCTCCGACTCGTACCAACGTCGTCCCCGGGCTGAACAACTACGTCGGAGGTGCCATCTCGGCGCAGCCGAACTCGTTCAACACCACGACCGGAGAGCAACGCCAGGCCGTGCCATGGCCAAACGCCGGAGCCGAGGATGCGCAGCGTTCGGTTCCAGACCTGGAAGACACCTACGTTGATCTGCATCCTCCGTCTCCGCTCCTCCGAGCGCACGCGCCGGAACGCGTCGCTCCCTCGTCTGCCCAAGCAAATCCCATGACTATCGCGGACAAGGGTCCGCAGAGCAGCGACGTAGCCGCTCCTCGTGCGAGGGTAGCGCCGGCACAGGTGGCCGCTCTCCTACATGAAcattcgacggcgacgagcccggACAGCTCCTCTCCGGGCGGAAGGCATGTGGATAAGAAAAGAggcaagaagaagaggaagaaggtGGTTCGGCaagcggccgaggacatggCGAGCCCGTCCATCAAACCTGAACCCCGCTCGGTCTCGCCGATCAGCGCCCCGACCTACCTCCGGCCCAAcaagcgtcgacggcagcagcaaggtCATGTCGTTACCGAGCTCGAGTACGACCCGACGATCGTGCAGTCCTTCTCTCACGATGCGGTCCTCCAGCATCCGACGCGACCCTACCGAGCGGAGCGCGTTCCCTTGGCCTACGACGCCGGCCCGGCACCTCCCCAgcgcaccgtcggcggcggcctcgtcggccagcccAGGTACGGGCGGGACTACGTGGATGACGGTCGGGCGCCGGTCGGCAGCCGTATCCACAGCTacgtgccgccggcggcattTCCCTTGTCCTACCCGGCGACGGTGGATTACGAGCCTCAACCGCCCTCGCAGTCGTTTGTCGGGGAGCCTCGGCGAACCTATCTCGAGTACTCCCCCCGAGGGGCTCGCTTCGCCGGTCGCCCGGCACTCGAAGCGCCTGCGGCTCTGCCTCCGCCGAGACATGCTGCCCCGCCGCCACGTGTGCTGGTGGACGAGTACGGTCGTGAGTATTTCGACCCATCTCACCCTGCCGTCCAGCGACCTAGCGCGCCCCTCGCGGGCCCCGTCGAGGCCAGCATCGTGTACGAGCAGCAGCCCCCGCGACCCGTGTCTCGACATGCCCTTCCCGGTCCCGAGCGctacggcgacggcggcgtcgtgtaCGGTGCACCCACGGCGACGTACGCGATGCCTAGACGTGTTGTGACGCAGCCAGAATACGCATCGTACGAGCGCAGGGACGGCTACCCTCACGACTATGCAGTCCAACCGATGGCGCTACCCCCGGCGGGATTCATCGAGGTCAGTGGCCGCGAGgccccggcgccgagggcgtaCCCggtgagggcggcgagcatGTTGCCGGCGGAGCCCGTACGATACGAGCCTCCGCGCGGCTACGGACGAGTGCAGAGCATCCGGCCCGAGGCTCCAGGGCGAGAGTACGCTTCCGGCAGCGTCCACCCAGAGGGCCGCCGAGAGGTGATGCAGCCGTACGTTCGAGAGTACGGGGCGCGGCCCGTGGTCGACTACCAACACCAACCGACCGGTGACGGGCACCGCGAGATCGCTTTCATCGAGCACCCACGGGGGGCAACGCAGGAGATTGTGTACACGGACGATGCCCGGCGAGAGATTTATCGATAGACGTGAGAAGAGTTTGGCGACATGTGTTTAGTATTGGAAAAATGGCGCATGCAGTGGCGTGTACCGCACCGAACGGCAAGCGGGTTGATTGCCTGCGTGCTGCAATGTATGTCTACACGGCCCCGTAGCCTGTTCACGCCGTAGGTTCCAACCTACTTGTGCCTGCCGGctcgcctgcctgcctacTGGTGAGATCTTTGCACCCCGACGGTGTTCCCGCTTGCCCGCTTGCGCAGTGCTGAAGTCCAAGGTCGAGGGGACGCCAGTTGATTCATGGCGCAGTGGCATGAAGAAAGGCCGGTCTGAGTGAAGTTGACGACGACTGCCCTGCACTTGCGGAGTGTGCGTGCTCTGCTGCGCAAGGTTAAGCCGTTGCATGCAGACCTGCTTTGCTCCATCACGCTCGCTGGCACTCACCAACCAGTGGCTACTTGTGACGTATGGATAGATCGGTTGACGGCCGAATGACCGCGAGACTGACGAAGCCCACGGAACCTTGACACTGCGTATCAGGTTGTCGGAAGGCAAGCCTGGTCGGTTCTAGAATTATCTGTGCATGAGAAACCAAGCTGTCACTACCAAGACAGCATGGGCTGCGGCATCCAGCTGAATAAGACGGTATACCGCCTCGTCCATCTATGATATCGGCGCACGGTACCCCAACGAGTTCGGGGAAGGCTCTTTTCCGGATCGTctggacgatgccgccatTTGACAGGCGCTCGGCGAGCAAAGTAAcgccagcggcgacgaaCTCACCTTTGCCTTGGATCATATGTGGACTTTGGAAGGTGGTACGAAGATGTCTGCACTGCACCACTGCTTCGTTCGCTTGTTGCCAACGCCTGCCATATCAGTATACCGCATTGACCAAGTGGCGGGAATCATTGCCGCTTTGGAACATGAGTTGTTGGATCAACGCAGAATGAAGGTCATTGGGAGCGGATCAATGCGCGAATTGGTTGGAAAATGAGCTGGCCAAGTCAAGGGTTATGAATGGCGGAGTGGCCTGGAAGCGCTGGTGCTGCCCCAATTCGTTAGGGCTACACGGTGACAAGATTGCTGTTGCCTGCGGCTGAAATGTTCAGCAACGTAATGGCCGAGCTCTGTTGCTGCCACCACGATCTTCGGCTCTTCAACCGATGCGATGGATGTGGCCATCCGGCAGCAAAAGGGAGCGACTCTCACCAATCGAACGGGAACGAGGCTGCGAATCACCTTGATTTCG of the Drechmeria coniospora strain ARSEF 6962 chromosome 01, whole genome shotgun sequence genome contains:
- a CDS encoding putative acetyltransferase, with product MAHSNSGLVIPFDPKAHAHLTPYLAAIHASCITVDRAICIFLPPLSHEKLLCWWKERIAEVGEGTRLIWILLAELDTTGKPKGPDVMGVVMLAMPTSETATFRGLVEMLLVQKSFRGKGGARLLVAALEDGAAKLGRTTLLLETEADSPAEAVYRKLGYVEMGKVPGYGMSPAGELKDGTFFYKQL
- a CDS encoding protein translocation protein, Sec62 family protein produces the protein MPPGMQRPTPEQIAEIQRRIAEDAQKAGMSVPEFIEHIKRQAMEQQRQQAQQGGHGGCDHDHDHDHDHGHDHGHDHDHDHDHDHDHDHDHGHSHSHDQGRRQPITPGPPNPKALALAKFLKGQDLKTRTCILNGERKDMFKVKRVLRAIQSPAYEKARKKNPLLPEITDMATLENTFKLLPMSMLALRVTQIEPQLGPNGKKPKRIKGQWNVRIEQQQEAHEDMYYAWLWEGSQVKRQLYAALALLLIFIVVLYPLWPLKLRQGVYYLSWGLLCLLGLFFVMAIFRVILFCITYFVASPGLWLYPNLWEDVSFMDSFRPVWAWHETAEEKKAKKKSKKKSRNAGSSVGPNSAFAAATGQVAPATATTTGTSTQVATGDMHQRSYVAPRVEELGDDE
- a CDS encoding putative pyrimidine 5`-nucleotidase, which gives rise to MGSEADLAPSRRKPVLFFDIDNCLYPRSTKVHDLMAELIDQYFVKHLDIPFEEAVRLHREYYTNYGLAIEGLVRHHQIDPLDYNTKVDDALPLEEIIKPNPALRSLLEDIDKTKVTMWLFTNAYVTHGRRVVKLLGIEDLFDGLTYCDYAQQPLICKPHPDMYRRGMREAGIERVEDCFFVDDSYLNCVKAKEFGWTAAHLVEEGLPIPQTPASQYQIRNLLELRNIYPQFFKSTSKT
- a CDS encoding Mediator complex, subunit Med21/Med9; this translates as MGDRLTQLQDAVDQLAQQFVACLHFVHRRHDLKTLGPNDRVRDIKQDPHQKEVDPLPAEEFRPGLRELSRDLVVKEQQIEYLISSLPGLDNSEKDQERCIKDLEEELKAAEVQRLEALKERDRILAELDSVIRSVRRP